From a single Rhizobium lusitanum genomic region:
- a CDS encoding ABC transporter permease has product MMIQRVHPLLIAFTVCVFFFLLAPLVIIIGSAFSDTSYLTFPPQGLTLRWFWNIFEIEAFRTTAVTSFELAFLGTGLSLLMGIPAAYAISRYRLELPSWLSTLFILPILVPEIVFGFSLMKSITIGLDLPIFASLLIGHALLVLPYSVRVVSASLASFDFSIEEAAISLGCPPVKTFMTVVLPNIRAGVIAAFILAFITSINDVSVSVFLTGPGISTLPIQILAHMEQFFDPTIASVSVLLMLVTVGVMAIVEATLGLTFLTK; this is encoded by the coding sequence ATCATGATACAGCGCGTCCATCCCCTGCTGATCGCCTTTACCGTCTGCGTGTTCTTCTTCCTGCTGGCGCCGCTCGTCATCATCATCGGCTCGGCCTTCAGCGACACCAGCTATCTGACCTTCCCGCCGCAGGGCCTGACGTTGCGCTGGTTCTGGAATATCTTCGAGATCGAGGCATTCCGCACGACAGCGGTCACCAGTTTCGAACTGGCCTTTCTGGGCACAGGTCTCTCGCTCTTGATGGGCATTCCCGCCGCCTATGCGATCAGCCGCTACCGGCTGGAGCTGCCGAGCTGGCTTTCGACGCTGTTTATCCTGCCGATCCTGGTGCCCGAGATCGTCTTCGGCTTTTCGCTGATGAAGTCGATCACCATCGGCCTCGATCTGCCGATCTTCGCCAGCCTTCTGATCGGCCATGCGCTGCTGGTCCTGCCCTATTCCGTGCGGGTGGTGAGCGCCAGCCTCGCCAGCTTCGATTTCTCCATCGAGGAAGCGGCCATCAGCCTCGGCTGCCCGCCGGTAAAGACATTCATGACGGTCGTGCTGCCGAATATCCGCGCGGGCGTCATCGCCGCCTTCATCCTTGCCTTCATCACGTCGATCAATGATGTCTCCGTCTCGGTCTTCCTGACCGGGCCGGGCATTTCCACGCTTCCCATCCAGATCCTTGCCCATATGGAACAGTTCTTCGATCCGACGATCGCCTCGGTGTCCGTGCTTCTCATGCTGGTCACCGTCGGCGTCATGGCGATCGTCGAGGCGACGCTGGGCCTCACCTTCCTGACAAAGTAG
- a CDS encoding ABC transporter permease: MKHLAKWGLAAPAMVAVVLFLVVPVVITIAATFMEPKGIFSPYVAFFNSGFRRTVLYRTIEIALITTVISLFVGFIAAYVIAQMPGRAKSVMIIAAVFPLLTGVVVRSFAWLIILGKNGILNTMLLSVGVISEPLSMLYSEGSVIVAMVYLFVPLMILTLVGVLEGIPQDLIQASTSLGATPAATFRQVILPLATPGLIVGAVLVFTGSFTSYATPQLLGGEKQMTMGTFLYQRAMVTFDWVGASTIAAIMVVVTIGIVLIMSRIARRLNPMAV, translated from the coding sequence ATGAAGCATCTTGCAAAATGGGGTTTGGCGGCGCCGGCGATGGTCGCCGTCGTGCTCTTTCTGGTCGTCCCGGTGGTCATCACGATCGCCGCGACCTTCATGGAGCCGAAGGGGATTTTCTCGCCCTATGTCGCCTTCTTCAACAGCGGCTTTCGCCGCACCGTTCTCTATCGGACGATCGAGATCGCTCTCATTACCACGGTGATCTCGCTGTTCGTCGGCTTCATCGCCGCCTATGTCATCGCCCAGATGCCGGGCCGGGCAAAGAGCGTGATGATCATCGCCGCCGTCTTTCCGCTCCTGACCGGCGTTGTCGTGCGCTCCTTCGCCTGGCTGATCATCCTCGGCAAGAACGGCATCCTCAACACCATGCTGCTGTCGGTCGGCGTTATCAGCGAGCCGCTTTCGATGCTCTATAGCGAGGGTTCGGTCATCGTCGCCATGGTCTATCTCTTCGTGCCGCTGATGATCCTCACCCTCGTCGGCGTGCTCGAAGGCATCCCGCAGGACTTGATCCAGGCGTCAACGTCGCTTGGCGCAACGCCGGCGGCGACCTTCCGCCAGGTCATCCTGCCGCTTGCCACCCCCGGCCTTATCGTCGGCGCCGTGCTGGTCTTCACCGGAAGCTTCACCTCCTATGCCACCCCGCAGCTTCTCGGCGGCGAGAAGCAGATGACGATGGGGACCTTCCTCTACCAGCGCGCCATGGTGACCTTCGACTGGGTCGGCGCCTCGACTATCGCCGCAATCATGGTCGTCGTGACCATCGGTATCGTCCTGATCATGAGCCGCATTGCCCGGCGCCTCAACCCGATGGCGGTGTGA
- a CDS encoding ABC transporter substrate-binding protein codes for MKGLTLSRVARLAVLAAIAVAPPAYAQATTLTISWWGYNGEKMKANIIEPFKKICGCDVVFETGNNADRLNKLKLRGGKGVDVIYLTDSYSQIGIQQGLFQELDRAKLPNIADLYDLAKAPQGNYGPAYTIGRVGIVYDKAKVNPPITSWSDLWRDDLKSAVTLPGITTTAGPLTVLEAGKHAGADAFEDTDKAFEAITALKPNVVKNYNTGSELVNLISTGEAKVALAQDFTLASMQAAVPTMTWASLKEGDMATLNTVNIPKGSENVELAHQFINFILSKDVQQAEAAQGVDAPVSTKVVLTPEQAKLWTYGADMIAKLGRIDYAKLNAAQSDWIDRWNEIFGM; via the coding sequence ATGAAAGGCCTCACCCTGTCCCGCGTCGCGCGTCTTGCCGTTCTCGCGGCAATAGCCGTCGCGCCGCCGGCTTATGCCCAGGCGACGACGCTGACCATCTCCTGGTGGGGCTATAATGGCGAGAAGATGAAGGCCAACATCATCGAGCCTTTCAAGAAGATCTGCGGCTGCGATGTCGTCTTCGAAACCGGCAACAATGCTGACCGCCTCAATAAGCTGAAGCTTCGCGGCGGCAAGGGCGTCGATGTGATTTATCTCACCGACAGCTACTCGCAGATCGGCATCCAGCAAGGGCTCTTTCAAGAGCTCGATCGCGCCAAGCTTCCGAACATCGCCGATCTCTACGATCTGGCCAAGGCGCCGCAGGGCAATTACGGCCCGGCCTATACGATCGGCCGCGTTGGCATCGTCTACGACAAGGCGAAGGTCAATCCGCCGATCACCTCCTGGAGCGATCTCTGGCGCGACGATCTGAAATCGGCCGTCACGCTACCGGGCATCACCACCACCGCCGGCCCACTGACGGTTCTGGAAGCCGGCAAGCATGCGGGCGCCGATGCCTTTGAGGATACCGACAAGGCTTTCGAAGCAATCACCGCACTGAAGCCGAACGTCGTCAAGAACTATAATACCGGCTCTGAACTGGTGAACCTGATTTCCACCGGCGAGGCCAAGGTGGCGCTGGCGCAAGACTTCACGCTGGCTTCGATGCAGGCTGCCGTTCCGACGATGACCTGGGCCAGCCTCAAGGAAGGCGACATGGCCACCCTCAACACCGTCAATATTCCCAAGGGTTCGGAAAATGTTGAACTGGCCCATCAGTTCATCAACTTTATCCTCTCGAAGGATGTCCAGCAGGCCGAAGCCGCGCAGGGCGTCGATGCGCCGGTCTCCACCAAGGTCGTGTTGACGCCGGAGCAGGCGAAACTCTGGACCTATGGCGCCGACATGATCGCCAAGCTCGGCCGCATCGACTATGCCAAGCTGAACGCTGCCCAGTCGGACTGGATCGATCGCTGGAATGAAATCTTCGGCATGTGA